CCCTTGTAATTATCTCGCTCGAATATCCGAATTCTCCTTCTCCAAAATTGTCATGAACATGGAGTTCAACTGCGCGGGCGAGCCCAATGTCAACCTCCTCGAGGAAGTTTTTACCGGTACGTTTGCAGTAGAGGTAAAGGTGACCAATGTCCATCAACAGAGAAACTGATTCGTGTTTCACTTCATCCAAAACTTTTATAACCTCAGACACCGGTTGTAAGGTATTTTCGACGGCTATCTTTATTCCCGCTTTTCCCGCGAGTTCTCCAAGTTCCCTCAAAGCATTTATTTCCTTTAAATATTGCTCTTGAAGATTTAAAGCTTGGTTGTGCCCAAAACTGCCAAGATGATATACCACCACTTCCGCGCCAATGTGTGCAGCAAATTCAATAGTAGTTCTGAGGACTTCAAATCCTCTTTCGTAATTAGCACCTTCCTGTTTCAGGTTGACAGGGTCAGGACAGTGCACGGTAAGACCAAAAGGAAATTCAGATAGAATATTCTTGATGCGTTCTGCCTGCTGCACTCTGAGTTTTCGGTGATATATGACATCAAGACCTGCAGGAGGCAATTCAATGTAATCAAAACCTATCCCTTTGAAGAAATTGAGTTCTTCACGAAAACGTTTTAAAGAACCATTTACTCTTCCTGTATCGATATTTACTCCAAATCCTTTTATCATGTGATCACCTTAATGAAATGTCGATAGCCTTTCCTGTATCGGCATCGAACAAA
This genomic interval from Kosmotoga pacifica contains the following:
- a CDS encoding sugar phosphate isomerase/epimerase family protein codes for the protein MIKGFGVNIDTGRVNGSLKRFREELNFFKGIGFDYIELPPAGLDVIYHRKLRVQQAERIKNILSEFPFGLTVHCPDPVNLKQEGANYERGFEVLRTTIEFAAHIGAEVVVYHLGSFGHNQALNLQEQYLKEINALRELGELAGKAGIKIAVENTLQPVSEVIKVLDEVKHESVSLLMDIGHLYLYCKRTGKNFLEEVDIGLARAVELHVHDNFGEGEFGYSSEIITREPFRFTYGIGDLHLPLGQGSIPYPEIFKLIKAKGFSGIVTLEINSKDRFEEDYLESFKIMRGIYHEEEVK